The following proteins come from a genomic window of Paramicrobacterium humi:
- a CDS encoding ATP-dependent zinc protease family protein, translating to MTDGIHSNTLVGWREWVALPGIGVPWIKAKLDTGARSSALHAFDVVELPDSRVRFQVHPRQRSGADAVTVECPIHDRREIRSSSGHVQSRIVVLLDIELAGRTVTAETTLSRRDEMGFRMLIGREALRQGFVVDSGKSFLSTKAPKQIRRRNRIAD from the coding sequence ATGACCGACGGCATCCATTCAAACACCCTCGTGGGGTGGCGGGAATGGGTTGCGCTGCCCGGAATCGGCGTGCCATGGATCAAGGCCAAGCTCGACACGGGCGCGCGCAGTTCTGCTCTGCACGCGTTCGACGTCGTCGAGCTTCCCGACAGCCGTGTTCGCTTCCAAGTGCACCCGCGTCAGCGATCGGGGGCGGATGCCGTCACGGTCGAGTGCCCGATTCACGATCGCCGCGAGATCCGCAGCTCCTCGGGGCACGTGCAGTCCCGCATCGTGGTGCTGCTCGACATCGAGCTCGCCGGCCGAACCGTCACGGCCGAGACGACCCTGTCACGCCGGGACGAGATGGGCTTCCGCATGCTCATCGGGCGCGAAGCACTGCGTCAGGGCTTCGTCGTCGATTCGGGAAAGTCGTTTCTCAGCACCAAAGCGCCAAAGCAGATCCGTCGTCGAAACAGGATCGCAGACTAG
- a CDS encoding LLM class flavin-dependent oxidoreductase has product MTKPIMLNAFEMLVPAFQSPGLWRHPDDQSSRYTELAYWAELAQTLEDGGFTGIFLADILGQYDVYGGNADAAMRGGVQYPILDPTLIITAMAASTKHIGVGVTVSTTYEHPYLLARRFSTLDHFTNGRVGWNIVTSYQDSAARNLGLAGQEPHDKRYDRADEYMDVAYKLWETSIEDDAIVADRESGVFVDPSKVHKIDHEGEYFTVPGPALAQPSPQRTPLLFQAGASPRGLAFAAKHAEAIFFNGYSTSIVRGWVDKVRGDLVAAGRSADAVKIFTMATVIVAETDEAAQAKYEDYQQYVDPEAALALFGGWTGVDLEGAELDSPIEHVQSEAHQSALATFTKLDPDRVWTIRAMAKFISIGGRGPVIVGSPQTVADELERWMVEADVDGFNLSSVIRPGGEEDFVRFVSPELRRRGLLPTPAEGATFREAVLGKGPRLADDHRGASFRKARV; this is encoded by the coding sequence GTGACAAAGCCCATCATGCTCAACGCCTTCGAGATGCTCGTGCCGGCTTTCCAGTCGCCCGGCCTGTGGCGGCATCCTGACGACCAGAGCAGCCGATACACCGAACTCGCGTATTGGGCAGAGCTCGCCCAGACGCTCGAGGACGGCGGGTTCACGGGGATCTTCCTCGCGGACATCCTCGGCCAGTACGACGTGTACGGCGGTAATGCGGATGCCGCCATGCGAGGCGGTGTGCAGTACCCGATTCTCGACCCCACACTCATCATCACGGCCATGGCAGCGTCGACGAAGCACATCGGCGTCGGCGTCACCGTGTCGACGACCTACGAGCACCCCTACCTGCTCGCGCGGCGGTTCAGCACGCTCGACCACTTCACGAACGGGCGCGTCGGCTGGAACATCGTCACCTCGTACCAGGACTCCGCGGCGCGCAACCTCGGGCTTGCCGGGCAGGAACCTCACGACAAGCGCTACGACCGTGCGGACGAGTACATGGATGTGGCGTACAAGCTCTGGGAGACCTCGATCGAAGACGACGCGATCGTCGCGGACCGCGAGAGCGGCGTCTTCGTCGACCCGAGCAAGGTGCACAAGATCGACCACGAGGGCGAATACTTCACTGTGCCGGGCCCGGCCCTCGCTCAGCCGTCCCCGCAGCGCACACCATTGCTGTTCCAAGCCGGCGCGTCACCACGCGGGCTCGCCTTCGCGGCGAAGCACGCCGAGGCGATCTTCTTCAACGGCTACTCCACGTCGATCGTTCGCGGCTGGGTGGACAAAGTGCGGGGTGATCTCGTTGCCGCTGGCCGCTCCGCCGACGCGGTGAAGATTTTCACCATGGCCACGGTGATCGTCGCTGAGACCGACGAAGCTGCTCAGGCGAAATACGAGGACTACCAGCAGTACGTCGACCCCGAGGCGGCGCTCGCGCTGTTCGGCGGATGGACCGGAGTCGACCTTGAAGGCGCTGAGCTTGATAGCCCCATCGAGCACGTGCAATCTGAGGCCCACCAGTCCGCATTGGCCACGTTTACGAAACTCGACCCTGATCGCGTGTGGACGATACGTGCTATGGCAAAGTTCATCAGCATCGGCGGGCGTGGCCCCGTCATCGTCGGGTCACCCCAGACCGTTGCCGACGAACTCGAGCGCTGGATGGTCGAGGCGGACGTCGACGGTTTCAACCTGTCAAGCGTCATTCGCCCAGGCGGCGAAGAGGACTTCGTCCGATTCGTCTCACCCGAGCTGAGGCGTCGAGGCCTCCTGCCCACGCCGGCCGAGGGCGCGACGTTCCGCGAGGCTGTGCTCGGCAAGGGCCCGCGCCTCGCCGATGATCACCGGGGAGCAAGCTTCCGCAAAGCGCGCGTTTAG
- a CDS encoding MFS transporter: protein MSIAELQLPPSALHGKKRVLTSAFVGTTVEWYDFYLYGTAAALIFNTQFFPAGSDVAGTLGAFATFAVGFLARPAGGIIAGHLGDRIGRKSLLVVSLITMGAASTAIGLLPNYATIGVFAVIGLVLLRLLQGLACGAEWGGSALLSVEHAPSRLRGFFGSFTQVGSAAGMLLATGSFAVAQALTTDEQFQAFGWRLPFLASAVLVVVGIYIRLGVEDAPAFRKLKVENRIAKAPVWEVLRYHKRALLVTIGLRLAQPALFAILAIYLINYLAARRDDTTSGVTAVLIGSAVGLASGPLWGWASDKWGRRNIALVAIAGIGLFIWPFFWFLDNGPLALLPIAMLLGMNILHDAIYGPQAAWFAEQFPVHVRYTGVSLGCQIGTVLSGGLTPVIAASLLLAGNNTPWLICAYISGLAVLSFIAALAAKDPVGDRLRDSDAHDEFEVAP from the coding sequence ATGTCCATTGCAGAGCTTCAGCTTCCACCGTCCGCGCTTCACGGCAAGAAGCGCGTGTTGACCTCGGCCTTCGTCGGCACGACAGTCGAGTGGTACGACTTCTACCTTTATGGCACCGCCGCAGCGCTCATCTTCAACACACAGTTCTTTCCCGCCGGCTCAGACGTTGCTGGAACGCTCGGCGCCTTCGCCACGTTCGCCGTCGGCTTTCTCGCGCGTCCGGCGGGCGGCATCATCGCGGGACACCTCGGCGACCGTATCGGGCGCAAGTCACTTCTCGTGGTTTCGCTCATCACCATGGGCGCGGCATCCACCGCTATCGGACTGCTGCCTAACTACGCCACGATCGGCGTGTTCGCGGTGATCGGTCTCGTCCTACTTCGGCTGTTGCAGGGTCTGGCGTGCGGCGCGGAGTGGGGCGGATCAGCGCTGCTGTCAGTGGAGCACGCGCCCAGCCGACTTCGCGGCTTCTTCGGCAGCTTTACACAAGTCGGCTCAGCTGCTGGGATGCTTCTGGCGACCGGATCATTCGCCGTTGCGCAAGCGCTGACGACCGACGAACAATTTCAGGCGTTTGGCTGGCGACTACCCTTCCTCGCGAGCGCCGTGCTGGTCGTCGTGGGCATCTACATCCGGCTCGGCGTCGAAGACGCTCCGGCGTTTCGCAAACTCAAGGTCGAGAACCGCATTGCCAAGGCTCCCGTGTGGGAAGTGCTGCGCTACCACAAGCGAGCGCTATTGGTCACGATCGGGCTTCGGCTCGCGCAGCCGGCGCTCTTCGCGATCCTCGCCATCTACTTGATCAACTATCTTGCCGCCCGCCGCGACGACACAACCTCTGGTGTCACCGCCGTGCTCATCGGGTCTGCCGTCGGGCTCGCGTCCGGTCCGCTCTGGGGCTGGGCCTCCGACAAGTGGGGGCGCCGCAATATCGCACTCGTGGCCATCGCAGGCATCGGCCTGTTTATCTGGCCATTCTTCTGGTTCCTCGACAATGGGCCGCTCGCGTTGCTCCCGATCGCCATGCTGCTCGGGATGAACATCCTCCACGACGCGATCTACGGTCCGCAGGCCGCGTGGTTCGCCGAGCAGTTCCCCGTGCACGTCCGCTACACCGGAGTGTCGCTCGGCTGCCAGATCGGAACCGTCCTCTCCGGCGGCCTGACGCCGGTCATCGCCGCGTCGCTGCTGCTGGCCGGCAACAACACGCCCTGGCTGATCTGCGCCTACATCTCCGGCCTCGCCGTGTTGTCGTTCATCGCAGCCCTCGCTGCCAAAGACCCCGTGGGCGACCGCCTGCGAGACTCCGACGCCCATGACGAATTCGAGGTCGCACCGTGA
- a CDS encoding OsmC family protein, with product MPVGGTNSAPTPMEFVAGAVNACIAVVIETVASELGISVHAIETGSKAHMDVRGF from the coding sequence ATCCCTGTCGGGGGAACCAACAGCGCGCCGACGCCCATGGAGTTCGTCGCCGGTGCCGTCAATGCCTGCATCGCGGTCGTGATCGAGACGGTCGCCTCCGAGCTCGGAATCAGCGTGCACGCCATCGAGACCGGCTCCAAAGCCCACATGGATGTCCGTGGTTTCTGA
- a CDS encoding chondroitinase family polysaccharide lyase, translating to MEFTRRGVLTTGLITGGALVLPTGASAAEAAEKLTDIERRAEKLTPPIFLLESRVPKQFDTGKGSTLEISGARAKVGAHSLHWVHAPGAVLTIKEKVHYRASGYTAGDDQAWMGTVGTFSFWVYNAKPSSEPLRVEFGRGANADCWFDFGLDFTGWRTCWVRLGYDTEGTPHTAMNRVRFIAPQRTGELFIDQVILNTPMRPDHPTPDDQVPNVQPEIADADNYHWLALREFRANLESHPLEPAPASDDLAVVRERLTAALAGRPKVTADALATLTDSVEALGVPARDGAGAPKEPGSFINGYQSAIWPAELRADISTFASLVQLRAFTDTMFTVAQAARAARDQGAGTAGDLSELYVRMLVHLEDQGFAAGSSQGTIHHIGYQYRGFANSLLLVQPILEEKGLWERARANLAWFFGLGRLVPDFADAAHYGGLVDVLNTLLQGIAIVGLTAPTAAEQATVLAGLTRWLDRALTYSPGLEGGFKPDGTIFHHMGPYPDYARDAFVGMVPVLALLHGTTFDIGTAARRIVRAGLLTQRLHANTTQWPLSLTGRHPTGVTALNVTSFQKLAAVPGPDDSGIFDAEVGAAFLRLLPANPSNAQKNFAAKLKDAGITAEPAPTGHRQLGYAAAGLHRRDEWLVTIRGHNRYLWSTEIYDGANLYGRYLTYGTVEIQASADALGQITHAAGGFEQPGWDWNRMPGATTKHLPWSELRADLEGTIEQMVLTRSAFAGAGSWKGEHGVFGMHLMEHPFFDASHTAKLSRFSFDGIVIVLGSDISNSDSGRNTETTLYQVRIAYGTATGEDSTRTLAKGEVLVDPLGNGYYLAKDQKVRTLSAEQTAPDQSGAKTATAPFATAVIPHGAAPDKEAYEYAILVQAGAKKAESFAAAMATDEPPYTVLRRDGTAHVIAHRDTAITASVCFEPVDDLPGVVTGADTPCLLMERPTDRALELSVTDPDLHLYEGDDADQFDAKGQYTGRMTSYSRPWRRNDSAPSWVTLTLDGVWSCDADDVEVDPSSGTTTLKVRCQHAASRDLTLMRG from the coding sequence ATGGAGTTCACCAGACGGGGTGTGCTTACCACGGGTCTGATCACTGGCGGCGCTCTCGTGCTGCCGACCGGCGCGTCCGCCGCCGAGGCGGCAGAGAAGCTCACCGACATCGAGCGTCGCGCCGAGAAGCTGACGCCACCGATCTTCCTACTCGAGAGCAGGGTGCCAAAGCAGTTTGACACGGGCAAGGGGTCAACGCTTGAGATCTCGGGTGCGCGAGCGAAGGTCGGAGCACATAGTCTGCATTGGGTGCACGCACCCGGTGCGGTTCTGACGATCAAGGAGAAGGTTCACTACCGCGCGAGTGGGTACACCGCGGGAGACGACCAGGCCTGGATGGGTACCGTCGGCACCTTCAGCTTCTGGGTCTACAACGCGAAGCCGAGTTCGGAGCCACTCCGGGTGGAATTCGGGCGCGGCGCGAACGCCGACTGCTGGTTCGATTTTGGCCTCGACTTCACCGGCTGGCGGACCTGCTGGGTTCGCCTGGGCTACGACACGGAGGGAACACCGCACACGGCGATGAACCGCGTGCGGTTCATCGCTCCCCAGCGCACCGGCGAGCTGTTCATCGACCAGGTCATCCTGAACACTCCCATGCGACCCGACCATCCCACGCCTGACGACCAGGTGCCGAACGTGCAGCCGGAGATCGCGGACGCCGACAACTACCATTGGCTCGCCCTGCGCGAGTTCCGCGCCAACCTCGAGTCTCATCCGCTCGAGCCCGCCCCGGCCAGCGACGACCTGGCGGTCGTGCGAGAGCGGCTCACGGCAGCCCTTGCGGGAAGGCCGAAAGTGACGGCCGATGCCCTGGCCACTCTGACGGACTCCGTCGAGGCGCTCGGCGTGCCGGCGCGCGACGGCGCGGGTGCACCGAAGGAGCCTGGCTCGTTCATCAACGGCTACCAGTCGGCGATCTGGCCGGCTGAGCTGCGCGCCGACATCTCGACCTTCGCCTCGCTCGTCCAGCTGCGAGCGTTCACTGACACGATGTTCACCGTCGCACAGGCTGCCCGTGCTGCGCGTGACCAGGGCGCCGGCACGGCAGGAGACTTGTCTGAGCTGTACGTGCGCATGCTCGTGCATCTCGAGGACCAAGGATTCGCGGCCGGCAGTTCGCAGGGCACGATCCACCACATCGGGTACCAGTACAGGGGATTCGCGAACTCGCTCCTCCTTGTACAGCCGATTCTCGAGGAGAAGGGACTGTGGGAGCGGGCTCGAGCGAACCTGGCATGGTTCTTTGGCCTCGGCCGTCTCGTGCCGGACTTCGCGGATGCCGCTCACTACGGCGGACTGGTCGACGTGCTCAACACGCTCCTGCAGGGAATCGCAATCGTGGGACTCACGGCTCCGACGGCCGCCGAGCAAGCGACGGTGCTCGCTGGCCTCACCCGGTGGCTCGATCGCGCCCTCACCTACTCACCAGGGCTTGAAGGCGGGTTCAAGCCCGACGGCACGATCTTCCACCACATGGGTCCCTATCCCGACTACGCGCGGGACGCGTTCGTCGGCATGGTGCCCGTGCTCGCCCTGTTGCACGGAACGACCTTTGATATCGGTACCGCCGCTCGTCGCATTGTTCGAGCCGGATTGCTCACGCAGCGATTGCACGCGAACACGACGCAGTGGCCGCTGTCGCTCACCGGGCGGCATCCGACCGGCGTCACGGCGCTCAACGTCACGAGCTTCCAGAAGCTCGCCGCCGTTCCGGGACCTGACGACAGTGGAATATTCGATGCGGAGGTCGGAGCCGCCTTCCTGCGACTGCTGCCCGCGAACCCTAGCAATGCGCAGAAGAATTTCGCGGCCAAGCTCAAGGACGCGGGCATTACTGCCGAACCAGCTCCGACAGGGCATCGGCAGCTCGGCTACGCGGCGGCGGGGCTTCACCGACGAGACGAGTGGCTCGTCACCATCCGGGGCCACAATCGCTACCTGTGGTCGACCGAAATCTACGACGGCGCGAACCTGTATGGCCGCTACCTCACCTACGGGACCGTCGAGATCCAAGCATCCGCGGACGCGCTGGGCCAGATCACGCACGCGGCAGGGGGATTCGAGCAGCCGGGCTGGGACTGGAACCGGATGCCGGGAGCGACGACGAAGCACCTGCCCTGGTCCGAGCTGCGTGCCGATCTCGAGGGCACGATCGAGCAGATGGTGCTGACGCGCTCGGCCTTCGCCGGCGCGGGCTCCTGGAAGGGCGAGCACGGCGTCTTCGGCATGCACCTCATGGAACATCCGTTCTTCGATGCGAGCCACACGGCCAAGCTGTCGCGATTCAGCTTCGACGGCATCGTCATCGTGCTCGGCAGCGACATCTCGAACAGCGACAGCGGCCGAAACACTGAGACGACGCTGTACCAAGTGCGCATCGCCTACGGAACGGCCACAGGCGAGGACTCCACGCGAACCCTCGCGAAAGGCGAGGTGCTCGTCGATCCGCTCGGCAACGGCTATTACCTTGCAAAGGACCAGAAGGTCCGCACACTGTCGGCCGAGCAGACGGCTCCCGACCAGTCGGGGGCAAAGACCGCCACGGCGCCGTTCGCGACGGCGGTCATCCCGCACGGCGCGGCGCCGGACAAGGAAGCGTACGAATACGCGATCCTCGTGCAGGCGGGGGCGAAGAAGGCCGAGTCGTTCGCCGCCGCGATGGCGACGGACGAGCCGCCGTACACCGTGCTCCGCCGGGACGGCACCGCGCACGTCATCGCCCATCGCGACACGGCAATCACGGCATCCGTCTGCTTCGAACCAGTCGACGATCTTCCCGGCGTCGTCACCGGCGCCGACACACCATGCCTGCTCATGGAGCGCCCGACCGACCGTGCGCTCGAACTGTCGGTCACCGACCCGGACCTGCACTTGTACGAGGGCGATGACGCCGACCAGTTCGATGCGAAGGGCCAGTACACCGGACGCATGACGAGCTACTCGCGCCCGTGGCGTCGCAACGACAGCGCGCCCTCGTGGGTCACGCTCACTCTCGACGGGGTGTGGTCGTGTGACGCGGACGACGTCGAGGTTGATCCCTCGAGCGGCACGACGACACTGAAAGTGCGGTGCCAGCATGCGGCATCTCGCGACCTCACGCTCATGAGGGGCTAG
- a CDS encoding sulfatase family protein: MASVNGRERPNILLVMADQLGAHVLDRDADFVDTPNLDRLAANGAVFDRAYVSFPLCVPSRASMLTGRMPHEIGIAGNAPSSRSFEDEPGARTDSLGHVLRDAGYTTAYAGKWHATQASAPPDAGFDVIRPFGDAGLAEACAAWLGERNGEKQPFFLCASFDDPHTICEFARGQPMPYGDVSAVDVRQAPPLPANFQPAPFEAEAVRFEKHAAQNVYGTREYTPQDWRTYRHAYRQLVERADAYLGRMLDTLDRSGLTESTLIMFTSDHGDGDAAHQWNQKTALFEECTRVPLIVAGPGVTPGRRTGLASASLDLLPTVAAAARAVVPDGLSGRMLDLASDAEDADRTVVVETLFERPRPPLTHGRALYAGRYKYTVYSWGRHREQLHDLSTDPGEQRNLAVESRFDDILEQMRHRLLAWCRDSDDRTFLKRLVLPRSIDASIRDEIFAVPY; the protein is encoded by the coding sequence GTGGCATCCGTCAATGGCCGGGAGCGGCCGAACATCCTCCTGGTCATGGCGGACCAGCTCGGCGCCCACGTCCTCGATCGTGACGCGGACTTCGTCGACACCCCGAATCTCGACCGGCTCGCCGCGAACGGCGCCGTCTTCGATCGCGCGTACGTGAGCTTCCCGCTTTGCGTGCCGTCCCGCGCGAGCATGCTCACGGGTCGGATGCCGCACGAGATCGGCATCGCAGGCAACGCGCCGAGCTCCCGCAGCTTCGAGGATGAGCCCGGTGCCAGGACCGACAGTCTCGGACATGTGCTGCGCGACGCCGGCTACACCACCGCGTATGCCGGGAAGTGGCATGCCACCCAGGCGAGCGCGCCGCCGGACGCCGGATTCGATGTGATCCGGCCGTTCGGCGACGCGGGCCTCGCCGAGGCGTGCGCCGCATGGCTCGGCGAGAGAAACGGCGAGAAGCAGCCCTTCTTCCTGTGTGCATCGTTCGACGATCCGCACACGATCTGCGAGTTCGCGCGCGGGCAGCCGATGCCATACGGCGACGTCAGTGCGGTGGACGTGCGTCAGGCGCCGCCGCTGCCCGCCAACTTCCAACCCGCGCCTTTCGAGGCGGAAGCCGTGCGCTTCGAGAAGCACGCGGCGCAGAACGTGTACGGCACACGCGAGTACACCCCGCAGGACTGGCGCACCTATCGGCATGCCTACCGGCAGCTCGTGGAGCGGGCAGACGCCTACCTCGGACGTATGCTTGACACACTCGACCGGAGTGGCCTCACCGAGTCGACGCTCATCATGTTCACCAGTGATCATGGCGATGGCGACGCCGCTCATCAGTGGAACCAGAAGACGGCTCTGTTCGAGGAATGCACTCGCGTTCCACTGATCGTCGCTGGTCCCGGCGTCACGCCGGGGCGCCGCACCGGGCTCGCCTCCGCAAGCCTCGACCTGCTGCCGACGGTGGCGGCCGCTGCGCGAGCCGTCGTTCCGGATGGGCTGAGCGGTCGGATGCTCGACCTCGCCTCAGATGCCGAGGACGCTGACCGGACCGTGGTCGTCGAGACGCTCTTCGAACGACCGAGACCGCCTTTGACGCACGGCCGTGCCCTGTACGCAGGCCGCTACAAGTACACGGTGTACAGCTGGGGCCGCCATCGCGAGCAGCTGCACGACCTCTCGACCGATCCCGGAGAACAGCGCAACCTCGCCGTCGAGTCGCGCTTCGACGACATTCTCGAGCAGATGCGCCACCGCCTGCTCGCCTGGTGCCGGGACTCTGATGACCGCACGTTCCTCAAGCGGCTCGTCCTCCCCCGAAGCATCGACGCGTCGATTCGGGACGAGATCTTCGCCGTCCCGTACTGA
- a CDS encoding carbohydrate ABC transporter permease, with protein MTMTELTPTAVAVAPPSKRPRRPRRRAAISRDRSVFRGIGLVLLWLFVALNIGWMVWMVIQAFRDTRSILSDPWGMPSSLDFSNFVTAWTVGDFATATLNSVVTTTVSSVITVAIAAPAAYYLSRVDNRLTRSLTMYFVLGLGIPAQVILIPLFVMLNEVYLTDSLIGLNIVYVGVSMPFTVFLLTAFFRSLPLEMEEAAALDGTTAFGTFWRITLPLAKGGIVTAFVLQVIAHWNETLLALTLLQSTEKYTLPVALISFIQQQTYSGADWGGLFAGLCIVVIPMLVIYLWLGRRLTEGLTLGMGK; from the coding sequence ATGACCATGACAGAGCTGACGCCGACCGCTGTCGCTGTGGCGCCGCCGAGCAAGCGCCCTCGGCGGCCCAGAAGGCGCGCCGCCATCAGCCGAGACCGCAGCGTCTTCCGCGGCATCGGACTCGTGCTGCTGTGGCTGTTCGTCGCCCTCAACATCGGCTGGATGGTGTGGATGGTCATCCAGGCCTTCCGCGACACCCGCTCGATCCTCAGCGATCCGTGGGGAATGCCGAGCTCACTCGACTTCTCCAACTTCGTCACCGCGTGGACCGTGGGTGACTTCGCCACCGCCACCCTCAACAGCGTCGTCACCACGACCGTCTCGTCGGTGATTACTGTGGCCATCGCGGCACCAGCGGCCTACTATCTCAGCCGCGTCGACAACCGACTCACCCGCTCGCTCACGATGTACTTCGTGCTCGGGCTCGGCATCCCGGCACAAGTGATCCTGATCCCGTTGTTCGTGATGCTCAACGAGGTCTACCTGACCGACAGCCTCATCGGTCTCAACATTGTCTACGTCGGCGTCTCGATGCCGTTCACTGTGTTCCTGCTCACGGCGTTCTTCCGCTCGCTCCCCCTCGAGATGGAGGAGGCGGCGGCGCTTGATGGGACAACGGCATTCGGAACGTTCTGGCGCATCACCCTGCCCCTTGCCAAGGGCGGCATCGTGACGGCGTTCGTACTGCAAGTCATCGCCCACTGGAACGAGACTCTCCTCGCGCTGACCCTTCTGCAGTCGACCGAGAAGTACACGCTGCCCGTCGCGCTCATTTCGTTCATTCAGCAGCAGACGTACTCAGGCGCGGACTGGGGCGGCCTGTTCGCGGGCCTGTGCATCGTCGTGATTCCCATGCTCGTGATCTATCTGTGGCTCGGGCGGCGTCTCACGGAGGGCCTGACTCTCGGCATGGGCAAGTAG
- a CDS encoding carbohydrate ABC transporter permease, with protein MTETARVIGARRAAGSSSPLGARTGGNAIDRGRKKLFVPFVGPAFLFYTILFVVPALYAVWISFNKWAGAGPMEFVGLKNYVRLFSDKLFMQSFVNTLLLLFVVGIAIFVIAFGLTLVLRDMVGRKIARSVIFFPHLVNAMIFGVLAGFIFNPGGLVNTLLGGLGVTDPPAWLSHQNMFPLIMVMMTWITTGYFTTILMAGVDRIPPYYYEDCALAGANAWQRLRYVILPLTWDVFGTCAVLWTISSVKIFEIIWVFGGSTGQGMPPTQTWTTAVYTYVTAFSGESIPAYGAATASAVLSLALVSVLVVLLRRALKRDAVEF; from the coding sequence ATGACCGAGACGGCTCGCGTCATCGGAGCCAGGCGCGCCGCCGGTTCGTCCTCCCCCTTGGGAGCCCGAACCGGCGGCAACGCCATCGACCGAGGGCGCAAGAAGCTCTTCGTCCCCTTCGTGGGACCCGCCTTTCTCTTCTACACGATCCTGTTCGTCGTGCCAGCGCTCTACGCGGTCTGGATCAGCTTCAACAAGTGGGCGGGCGCGGGACCCATGGAGTTCGTGGGGCTCAAGAACTACGTGCGCCTGTTCTCGGACAAGCTGTTCATGCAGTCGTTCGTAAACACGCTGCTCCTGCTGTTCGTGGTCGGTATCGCGATCTTCGTCATCGCGTTCGGCCTCACCCTCGTCCTGCGTGACATGGTCGGCCGCAAGATCGCCCGCTCGGTGATCTTCTTCCCGCATCTGGTGAACGCGATGATCTTCGGCGTCCTCGCCGGCTTCATCTTCAACCCTGGAGGGCTCGTCAACACCCTCCTCGGTGGTCTGGGCGTGACGGATCCGCCCGCCTGGCTCTCGCACCAGAACATGTTCCCGCTCATCATGGTGATGATGACGTGGATCACCACGGGGTATTTCACGACCATCCTCATGGCCGGCGTCGACCGGATTCCCCCGTACTACTATGAGGACTGTGCACTCGCCGGTGCGAATGCCTGGCAGCGCCTTCGCTACGTCATCCTTCCCCTCACGTGGGACGTCTTCGGCACCTGCGCTGTGCTCTGGACAATCTCTTCCGTGAAGATCTTCGAGATCATTTGGGTCTTCGGCGGGTCGACGGGACAGGGGATGCCGCCGACTCAGACGTGGACCACCGCCGTCTACACGTACGTCACGGCCTTCTCAGGCGAATCGATCCCCGCATACGGTGCGGCTACGGCCTCCGCTGTACTCTCCCTCGCGCTGGTATCCGTCCTCGTCGTCCTGCTGCGCCGCGCTCTCAAGCGTGACGCCGTCGAGTTCTAG